From a single Myotis daubentonii chromosome 5, mMyoDau2.1, whole genome shotgun sequence genomic region:
- the SPINK13 gene encoding serine protease inhibitor Kazal-type 13 translates to MAAFPCMIVFFLVSSTWAPTVFSGLRPRDPAKWPPPPCRMYFPMDLLYEPDEPECPAIAAPVCASNGHTFQNECFFCLAQWEFGHRIKFGHYGKCERVQ, encoded by the exons ATGGCTGCCTTTCCATGCATGATCGTATTTTTCTTGGTCTCCTCCACTTGGGCACCTACTGTTTTTTCAG GACTGAGACCACGGGACCCTGCTAAATGGCCTCCA CCCCCATGTAGGATGTACTTTCCAATGGATCTCCTTTATGAACCAGATGAACCAGAATGCCCTGCTATAGCTGCCCCTGTTTGTGCTTCAAACGGCCACACTTTTCAGAATGAGTGTTTCTTTTGTCTTGCTCAGTG GGAATTTGGTCATCGTATTAAGTTTGGTCACTATGGAAAATGTGAGCGTGTGCAATAG
- the SPINK7 gene encoding serine protease inhibitor Kazal-type 7 gives MKIIGGLLLLCTVTYFCSSSEAASLSLRTVDCSIYKKYPVVAIPCPITYLPVCGSDYITYGNECHLCIENLKSYGKVRFLHEGRC, from the exons ATGAAGATCATTGGGGGCCTCCTCCTGCTGTGCACGGTGACCTACTTCTGCAGCAGCTCAG AAGCTGCTAGTCTGTCTTTAAGAACT GTGGACTGCAGCATTTACAAGAAGTACCCAGTGGTGGCTATCCCTTGCCCCATCACATACCTGCCTGTTTGTGGTTCTGACTACATCACCTATGGGAATGAATGCCACTTGTGCATTGAGAACTT GAAAAGTTATGGGAAGGTTCGGTTTCTTCACGAAGGAAGATGTTAA
- the SPINK9 gene encoding serine protease inhibitor Kazal-type 9 — MRVTAFVLLLALALIYVECAQPRKPVDCSKFKKLPPGEERQCYELYGPICGSDGKTYANDCFFCDEVQKTDNKLKFGRFGEC; from the exons ATGAGAGTGACAGCCTTTGTCCTGCTCTTGGCCCTGGCACTAATCT ATGTAGAATGTGCCCAACCTAGAAAACCG GTTGATTGTAGTAAGTTTAAAAAGTTACCaccaggagaagagagacagtGTTATGAATTATACGGACCAATTTGTGGATCTGATGGCAAAACTTATGCCAATGATTGCTTCTTTTGTGATGAAGTTCA GAAAACTGACAACAAACTTAAATTTGGACGTTTTGGGGAATGTTGA